Below is a window of Cyanobacteriota bacterium DNA.
CAGGGCTGAATGTCTTAGTCGTAGTCTAAGTCAAACCCAGCTACCAATCCCTGCCGCAAACGGATCCACTCAAGTTGAGTACGTTGGCGATCGTGGGTCACGCTTTCCTGAAACTGTTCTAGTTGGTCAGGATTGACTAACAACGACAGCACTAATGGGCTTTGGCGCGGTAAAAACATAGCAGCATAGGGACTGCTACCGTAAGCATTGATCACCAGTTGCTTAGGGTTTTGTGTTGCAAACCACGTCAAGGTGGCAGCTACCAGCAAAACCACAGCCAGCAGACTGGCGACTAGAATGTAGATGACAGAGCGAGACTGCATAGATCAGGGTTGAAGGGTGAATGTGTAAGAGGTATGAACGACCAGAGAATTAATAAGAGGTGCAACTCAATGAAGGACATGCCAATCACCTTCATGAGTTTACCTGTCTGGGTACCGCCGTGGAAACTGCTGGTAGAATCGAAGTATTGCACAGGACAGCCAACAGTATGCAGCATGATGCTGACTTACAGAAGTCGTTACGAGATTTAATGAATGCAAAGCCATCCGCTAGTCGCAATCTAGACTTAGTAGTGGAAGGGATGCGCAATGCTGATCGTGCCTGCCAGCAAATGCTAGCGATCGAGGTCTGGGCCATTGCTAAGACCGTTGACAATCTCTTTCCTGGATTTTGGAACCGCTTCATGATCAACCGTCAGCAGGCTGTCAAACAGTTCTTGACAATGAAACATGCCAGACGAGCAGAAAACCCGCCTGAACAGCCACTGACAGAGATGATGACCAATGAACTGCCCATTGATAATCTCACGAGTGAGGATTTAGGGGTTGATGAACTGCTTCAGGATGAGTTCATTCTGAATGACGACTTAACCATCATTGATCTGTCTGATATAGACAGCGACATTGTTAATGGATCGGTAGTAGGATGACCTATTCACTAGCAGACTTAAATCAAATGTCTGAATCGGCATTTGTGGAGGCCTTGGGTGCCATTTTTGAAGATACTCCAGCGATCGCGGCAGCGGCTTGGCACCAGCGCCCGTTTCAGTCTATCGATGCATTGCACCAGTGTATGGTGGCCATTGTGGAGGCTATGAGTCCAGAGGCACAACTTGCCCTCATTCAAGCTCATCCAGATTTGGGCAGTCGGTTAGCGATGGCTCCTGCCTCAGCGCAAGAGCAAGCAGGTGTTGGATTAGACCGTCTAACCCCCGAGGAGTACGATCGCTTCTCTGAGCTGAACCAAGCCTACAAAAGTAAGTTTGGCTTTCCATTTATCATTGCCGTTCGC
It encodes the following:
- the uraD gene encoding 2-oxo-4-hydroxy-4-carboxy-5-ureidoimidazoline decarboxylase: MTYSLADLNQMSESAFVEALGAIFEDTPAIAAAAWHQRPFQSIDALHQCMVAIVEAMSPEAQLALIQAHPDLGSRLAMAPASAQEQAGVGLDRLTPEEYDRFSELNQAYKSKFGFPFIIAVRNHTKASILAAFSQRLNHLPATEHQQALNEIYQIARFRLGDIVH